A single Photobacterium toruni DNA region contains:
- a CDS encoding ogr/Delta-like zinc finger family protein — MRVSCNQCGEKARIGKTNWFSCTSADLYCSCTDPECGHTFVMSLGFSHTLSPSAKNTNELVMALVKVMSPEQAKQLHSQLSLL; from the coding sequence ATGCGTGTTAGTTGTAATCAATGTGGTGAAAAAGCACGTATAGGAAAAACTAATTGGTTTTCTTGTACGTCTGCAGATTTATATTGCTCATGTACAGATCCAGAGTGTGGACATACGTTTGTGATGTCACTTGGTTTTAGCCACACTCTGAGTCCGTCCGCTAAAAATACTAATGAATTAGTTATGGCTTTGGTGAAAGTAATGTCTCCCGAGCAAGCAAAGCAACTTCATAGTCAATTATCATTGCTTTAA
- a CDS encoding phage portal protein, with product MDNNINSSLTTTADNNPATVFSFGTDGWQSANPFDMLHSIDDTGGIYFDDYNDFWVPPLDRGALLQISKSNPYHGPIIFSRRNMAAEQITLSPLLQRHELEAFIFNYCLFGDAALLKIRNRINQVIALVCLSSVWLRVCKDGSYKYLQRDGDHKTYAAKDIIFMKQYDPYQQVYGVPDYIGGLQSAMLNTDATLFRRKYYKNGAHCGFIFYTSDPSLDSKKEDELKQAMQGSKGVGNFRSLFVNIPNGNKDSIKIIPVGDIATKDDFNTIKSVTAQDMLSAHRFPAGLAGIIPSGTANLGDPIKADETYKKNESIPLARKVIELINSDNDVKANQRLILVS from the coding sequence ATGGACAACAATATCAACAGCAGCCTAACCACGACTGCAGACAACAATCCAGCTACTGTATTTAGCTTTGGTACTGACGGCTGGCAATCTGCTAACCCTTTCGACATGTTACATAGCATTGATGATACAGGCGGCATTTACTTTGATGATTATAATGATTTTTGGGTACCACCTTTAGACCGAGGTGCACTGCTGCAGATCAGCAAAAGTAATCCCTATCATGGACCGATTATTTTCAGCCGTCGTAATATGGCCGCAGAACAAATAACCCTATCGCCATTACTACAACGCCACGAACTGGAAGCCTTTATCTTTAACTATTGCTTATTTGGTGATGCTGCATTGCTAAAAATCCGCAATCGTATCAATCAAGTTATCGCATTAGTGTGTCTATCCAGTGTATGGCTACGTGTCTGTAAAGACGGTAGTTATAAGTATTTACAACGTGATGGCGACCATAAAACCTATGCCGCTAAAGATATTATCTTTATGAAGCAATATGACCCTTATCAGCAAGTCTATGGGGTACCTGATTATATCGGTGGCTTACAATCTGCCATGCTCAATACAGACGCAACCTTATTTAGACGCAAGTATTATAAGAACGGCGCTCACTGTGGTTTTATTTTCTACACATCGGATCCAAGTTTAGACAGCAAAAAAGAAGATGAACTAAAACAAGCGATGCAAGGCAGTAAAGGCGTGGGTAATTTTCGCAGTTTATTTGTCAATATACCCAATGGTAACAAAGACAGTATTAAAATTATCCCTGTTGGTGACATTGCGACAAAAGATGATTTTAACACCATTAAAAGTGTAACAGCTCAAGATATGTTATCAGCCCACCGCTTCCCAGCAGGTTTAGCAGGGATCATTCCAAGTGGTACGGCTAACTTAGGTGACCCGATTAAAGCAGATGAAACTTACAAGAAAAATGAGTCAATTCCGTTGGCTCGTAAAGTCATTGAATTAATAAATTCTGATAATGATGTAAAAGCGAATCAAAGACTAATATTAGTATCATAA
- a CDS encoding terminase large subunit domain-containing protein, producing the protein MAYSPEIREAAKRLYLRRWTPDEIRLELGLPNARVVYYWADKYCWRDLLREEEVDDAIARRIVMLTDLPEKSPNQIKELGMLIDKHVTLKKQRTQLQKAPASENSDHSTNNKERSSSKGNNKKEKKGSPKKNDVSHLTAEDFTEWHDSLFEYQHDMRNNLHQRTRNILKSRQIGATYYFAGEALEQAVLTGDPQIFLSASRALAEVFRSYIIALGKQFLGVELSGNPIVLKTAHGDAELRFLSTNSNTAQSYHGHVYIDEYFWIPQFEKLNKLASAMATHKKWRKTYFSTPSAKGHPAYGFWTGDKWKGERKDRQQKEFPSFDEMRDGGRLCPDKQWRYIVTIVDAANGGCGLFDVDELRDEYSDDDFKNLFMCIFVDDAQCVFKFEQLEKCGVDASSWRDFKPKNVRPFANREVWLGYDPARTRDNATLVVLAPPQFDGEKFRVLEKHHWRGLNFQHHVEKIKQITKRYNVTYIGVDITGIGSGVFDLLYNLFPREAHAIHYSVESKNRLVLKMIDLIESQRICWDAEHKDIAASFLSIKRGVTGSTNVMTFKADRTETTGHADVFFALSHAAANEPLDHNTKRTSTWTTISTAA; encoded by the coding sequence ATGGCATACTCTCCTGAAATTCGTGAAGCAGCTAAACGGCTATATTTGCGACGTTGGACACCTGACGAAATACGGTTAGAACTAGGGCTACCCAATGCTCGGGTTGTTTATTATTGGGCTGACAAATATTGTTGGCGTGATTTGCTACGTGAAGAAGAAGTGGATGATGCTATCGCTAGACGCATTGTGATGCTGACTGATTTACCAGAGAAATCGCCTAATCAGATAAAAGAACTCGGCATGCTGATTGATAAGCATGTGACATTGAAGAAGCAACGCACCCAATTACAAAAAGCCCCAGCATCAGAAAATAGTGATCACTCCACCAATAATAAGGAACGCTCAAGCAGTAAAGGCAACAATAAAAAAGAAAAGAAAGGCAGTCCAAAAAAGAATGATGTTAGCCATTTAACGGCAGAAGATTTTACAGAATGGCACGATAGTTTATTTGAATATCAACATGATATGCGCAATAACTTACATCAGCGCACCCGTAATATTTTAAAATCACGCCAAATTGGTGCTACCTACTACTTTGCAGGTGAAGCATTAGAACAAGCGGTATTAACTGGTGACCCACAGATATTTTTATCTGCATCACGGGCGCTGGCAGAAGTGTTCCGTAGTTACATTATTGCCTTAGGTAAGCAATTCTTAGGCGTAGAACTAAGCGGTAACCCTATCGTACTAAAAACCGCCCATGGTGATGCTGAGTTACGTTTTTTATCAACCAATAGCAACACCGCCCAGTCATACCACGGTCATGTTTATATTGATGAATACTTTTGGATCCCCCAGTTTGAAAAGCTCAACAAGCTGGCATCCGCTATGGCTACCCATAAAAAATGGCGTAAAACCTATTTTTCAACACCATCAGCTAAAGGCCACCCTGCCTATGGTTTTTGGACGGGTGATAAATGGAAAGGTGAACGCAAAGACCGCCAACAAAAAGAGTTCCCATCTTTTGACGAAATGCGCGATGGTGGTCGGTTATGTCCAGATAAACAATGGCGTTACATCGTCACCATTGTTGATGCGGCCAATGGTGGCTGTGGTTTATTCGATGTTGACGAACTACGCGATGAATACAGTGATGATGATTTTAAAAACTTGTTCATGTGTATTTTCGTTGACGATGCCCAATGCGTATTTAAGTTTGAGCAGTTAGAAAAATGCGGGGTTGATGCAAGTAGCTGGCGAGATTTTAAGCCCAAGAACGTGCGGCCTTTTGCTAATCGTGAAGTGTGGTTAGGTTATGACCCGGCAAGAACGCGGGATAACGCCACCTTAGTTGTACTGGCACCGCCACAATTTGATGGTGAAAAATTCAGAGTATTAGAAAAACACCACTGGCGTGGCCTTAACTTTCAACACCATGTTGAGAAAATTAAGCAGATCACCAAACGCTATAACGTGACTTATATCGGGGTAGACATTACTGGTATCGGTTCAGGAGTATTTGATTTGCTCTACAACCTCTTTCCCCGTGAGGCACATGCAATTCATTACAGTGTCGAAAGTAAAAATCGCCTGGTACTAAAGATGATTGATTTAATCGAAAGCCAACGTATTTGCTGGGATGCAGAACACAAAGATATCGCTGCTAGCTTTCTATCAATTAAACGAGGCGTTACAGGCAGTACCAATGTTATGACCTTTAAAGCTGATCGCACTGAAACCACAGGCCATGCCGATGTTTTCTTTGCATTATCACATGCAGCAGCTAATGAACCTCTTGATCACAATACGAAACGGACATCTACATGGACAACAATATCAACAGCAGCCTAA
- a CDS encoding GPO family capsid scaffolding protein — protein sequence MAGKLKTGWIRVATEGDTIDGRAISGQDLLDMAESYNPNEYGARIWPEHWRWYACGDVLEVKAEEVDGRMRLFAVLAPNSTMIEFNQQDQKVYSSIEIQDNFANTGKPYLAGLAITDSPASLGTDRIKLFSANSNGRIHTQPELFMMDELHEEKGVIRRLFSFGKQSPPKKNKEEIAMNTEQFGALTSSLTALAEGQTALTGLLEKHFSVQPDQVVPDAVPEPVLEPEAPKDGVTAEQFSGLTNALTQLAQGQKSLNSQFSKLLEENPDQRPDNSGGADFDTNSLV from the coding sequence ATGGCAGGGAAGCTAAAAACCGGATGGATTCGGGTCGCCACGGAAGGCGACACTATTGATGGCCGCGCTATCAGTGGGCAAGACTTACTGGATATGGCGGAGTCCTATAACCCTAATGAATATGGAGCACGAATTTGGCCTGAACACTGGCGTTGGTACGCTTGCGGTGATGTGTTGGAAGTGAAGGCTGAAGAAGTCGACGGGCGTATGCGTTTGTTTGCTGTGCTAGCACCGAACTCAACAATGATTGAATTTAATCAGCAAGATCAAAAAGTATATAGCTCGATTGAGATTCAAGACAATTTTGCTAACACGGGTAAACCTTATTTGGCCGGACTTGCTATTACCGATTCTCCCGCCAGCCTTGGTACTGATCGTATTAAATTATTTTCAGCTAATTCCAATGGTCGTATTCATACACAACCTGAATTATTCATGATGGATGAATTACATGAAGAAAAAGGCGTAATTCGTCGATTGTTTAGTTTTGGCAAGCAATCGCCACCCAAAAAAAACAAGGAAGAAATAGCTATGAACACGGAACAGTTTGGTGCGTTAACGTCATCACTGACCGCACTTGCCGAAGGACAAACGGCATTAACAGGCTTATTAGAAAAGCATTTTTCTGTACAACCTGATCAAGTAGTACCTGATGCCGTTCCCGAACCGGTATTAGAGCCTGAAGCACCAAAGGATGGTGTAACGGCAGAACAGTTTAGTGGTTTAACAAATGCCCTTACCCAGTTGGCACAAGGTCAAAAAAGTCTAAATTCGCAATTCAGCAAGCTACTGGAAGAAAATCCAGATCAACGTCCAGATAATTCTGGCGGTGCTGATTTTGATACTAACTCACTGGTTTAA
- a CDS encoding phage major capsid protein, P2 family — protein MQLNQMASANLNQYAQQLAKAYGVTSSEKLFSISGPKETQLRQAILESEAFLKRITVVDVDQIVGQVVDVGALGLHTGRKADGRFNKKADIRGNTYQLKETDSCCAITWDTLSVWANSGSAGEFMKLLNNSANIAFALDMLRVGFNGISAAATTDPDTNTNGEDVNIGWQQIIATKSPDQICNLDVYLDYAGGGDYKTLDAMASDLINNYIPAQFRSHPGLTVLVGADLVAEESARIYDNADKPSEKKAAQQLPFSIAGRPAVVPPFFPGKRMVVTILTNLHIYTQKGTRHRKAEHVEDRKTFENTYLRWEGYAVGNHKCYAGFNEAKVHIGADPTPASITDTPPAE, from the coding sequence ATGCAATTGAATCAAATGGCGAGTGCCAACTTAAATCAATATGCCCAGCAATTGGCAAAAGCTTATGGCGTTACTTCCTCTGAAAAGCTGTTTTCTATTTCAGGACCGAAAGAAACCCAATTACGTCAGGCAATTTTAGAATCTGAAGCGTTCCTAAAGCGCATTACAGTAGTGGATGTTGATCAGATAGTTGGGCAGGTCGTCGATGTTGGCGCACTTGGCTTACATACTGGTCGTAAAGCTGATGGTCGCTTTAATAAAAAAGCTGATATTCGTGGTAACACTTACCAGTTAAAAGAAACGGATTCTTGCTGTGCGATCACATGGGACACGTTAAGTGTGTGGGCCAATAGTGGCAGTGCTGGCGAGTTTATGAAGTTGTTGAATAACTCGGCCAATATTGCTTTTGCATTGGATATGCTACGTGTCGGTTTCAATGGTATTTCAGCTGCAGCAACTACCGATCCTGATACCAATACGAATGGTGAAGATGTCAATATTGGTTGGCAACAAATCATTGCGACTAAAAGTCCTGACCAAATTTGTAATCTTGATGTGTATTTAGATTATGCAGGTGGTGGTGATTATAAAACGTTGGATGCAATGGCATCGGATTTAATCAATAACTACATTCCTGCACAATTCCGTAGCCATCCGGGTTTAACGGTATTGGTTGGTGCTGATCTCGTCGCTGAAGAAAGTGCCCGCATTTATGACAATGCCGATAAGCCAAGTGAAAAGAAAGCCGCGCAGCAATTGCCGTTTTCTATTGCTGGTCGTCCTGCTGTGGTGCCACCGTTCTTTCCGGGCAAGCGTATGGTAGTGACGATTTTAACCAATCTTCATATCTATACCCAAAAAGGTACCCGTCATCGTAAAGCGGAACATGTAGAAGATCGTAAAACGTTTGAAAATACCTATTTACGTTGGGAAGGCTATGCCGTTGGAAACCATAAGTGCTATGCCGGATTCAATGAAGCAAAAGTGCATATTGGTGCCGATCCAACACCGGCTTCTATAACTGATACACCGCCAGCAGAGTAA
- the gpM gene encoding phage terminase small subunit: MRRSPCSRDREIKHARSTVERAHKTGVLSPESNSLHLQLIALDADLKRLKELDRVQDRITMKRDELLPKYQPYVERYLAEGDVFKNSLFAHVVVWLFDIEAFDQAIKWGLVCIEQDQPTPDNIKRNWPHFIADMILQWCERQAENGQPVEPYCSTIFSKVRHDWRLNEKLTAKWFKFVGLLFIRDMDGKPLPSAIDDVDKLKAAQALLLEAHSYNSNIGVKTLIDKIDMRIRKLADT, translated from the coding sequence ATGAGACGTTCCCCGTGTAGTCGAGATAGAGAAATAAAACATGCTCGTTCAACCGTGGAACGGGCTCATAAAACTGGGGTGTTATCACCAGAGTCAAACAGCTTACATTTACAGTTGATTGCGCTTGATGCTGATTTAAAACGTCTTAAAGAGCTTGATCGCGTCCAAGACCGAATCACCATGAAGCGCGATGAACTGTTACCCAAGTACCAACCCTATGTGGAACGATATTTGGCAGAAGGTGATGTATTTAAAAATAGCCTGTTTGCACATGTTGTGGTTTGGCTATTTGATATTGAAGCGTTTGATCAGGCGATTAAGTGGGGTTTGGTGTGTATCGAACAAGATCAACCCACGCCCGATAATATAAAGCGCAATTGGCCGCATTTCATTGCTGACATGATATTGCAGTGGTGCGAACGTCAAGCGGAAAACGGCCAACCTGTTGAACCGTATTGTTCAACCATCTTTAGTAAAGTACGCCACGATTGGCGATTAAATGAAAAGTTAACTGCCAAGTGGTTCAAGTTTGTTGGTTTACTGTTTATTCGAGATATGGACGGCAAACCGTTACCAAGTGCGATAGATGATGTTGATAAATTGAAAGCCGCCCAAGCGTTATTACTTGAGGCACATTCATATAATTCGAATATTGGGGTTAAGACCCTGATAGACAAAATAGATATGCGTATTCGTAAATTAGCGGATACCTGA
- a CDS encoding head completion/stabilization protein translates to MSFGGKPNTSDTTKISGNGWPDLFTDDFRRIRRIPPVFDNDSMAMAITIAADAVQVELSRLCEAGTPPTLTDVQAAIYTRAVYARAHGDLLPEFATQDRRKEANNMATDEPEQQHQFWAQSTRDIRQLLGMGRFTVGLI, encoded by the coding sequence ATGAGTTTTGGTGGCAAGCCCAATACGAGCGATACAACGAAAATAAGCGGCAATGGATGGCCTGATTTATTCACGGATGATTTCCGTCGTATTCGTCGCATTCCACCTGTTTTTGATAATGACTCAATGGCGATGGCTATAACCATTGCTGCAGATGCAGTGCAAGTTGAGTTAAGTCGGTTATGTGAAGCGGGTACCCCGCCAACCTTAACTGATGTACAAGCCGCGATTTATACACGTGCTGTTTATGCGCGTGCTCATGGTGATTTATTGCCAGAATTTGCGACGCAAGATAGACGTAAAGAAGCCAATAACATGGCAACCGATGAACCTGAACAGCAACACCAATTTTGGGCGCAATCAACCCGTGATATTCGCCAATTATTAGGCATGGGCCGTTTTACGGTAGGGCTGATTTAA
- a CDS encoding phage tail protein, protein MTTQTKLEHLTAYLLSHLNSNLLDNKIDAWQERATIQVDGEDRGNGGTIAAQWRYYAVVSIEDFPHQLLDPRNLFALVACWLADYDRDRNYEELGDPEVNIDVNNHESADVAIELEMMEPIEMIPDPNGMITWRGEKYRVQAVPIDVADDVEVSNDPDYSA, encoded by the coding sequence ATGACAACCCAAACTAAATTAGAACATTTAACCGCTTATTTGTTATCGCACTTAAATAGCAATTTATTGGATAACAAAATTGATGCGTGGCAAGAACGGGCAACGATTCAAGTTGACGGTGAAGACAGAGGCAATGGCGGCACGATTGCAGCCCAGTGGCGTTATTACGCGGTCGTTTCTATTGAGGATTTCCCGCATCAATTATTAGACCCGCGCAACCTGTTCGCATTGGTGGCGTGTTGGTTGGCGGATTATGACCGTGACCGTAATTATGAAGAATTAGGCGATCCGGAAGTCAATATTGATGTGAATAACCACGAATCAGCCGATGTTGCTATTGAGCTGGAAATGATGGAGCCCATCGAAATGATACCTGACCCTAATGGCATGATCACATGGCGTGGTGAAAAGTATCGAGTGCAAGCGGTGCCCATTGATGTTGCTGATGATGTCGAGGTGAGCAATGACCCTGACTATTCAGCTTAA
- a CDS encoding virion morphogenesis protein, protein MTLTIQLNERDCLKTIEKMALLAMPPKKRIWLLKSLGRWERQNARRRISQQKDIDGKALASRKGKTKGKMLKRLGKGLEPYVKNANRLELTWGNRLTGRIAARHHTGQPQKMTASQMRKRWGTPNYSAPCSKGQARKLRELGYTVAKKNGKGKKKPTLRYLMETVSHGKAGLIIRELSNQPHTVAWDIPLPERKILGSKEQDVNRQLIKLIEQANKRN, encoded by the coding sequence ATGACCCTGACTATTCAGCTTAATGAACGTGACTGCTTAAAAACTATCGAAAAAATGGCATTACTTGCCATGCCACCTAAAAAGCGAATTTGGTTACTCAAATCACTTGGTCGGTGGGAACGCCAGAATGCTAGGCGCAGAATAAGCCAACAAAAAGATATTGATGGTAAAGCACTAGCATCACGAAAAGGTAAAACAAAAGGCAAGATGCTAAAGCGGTTAGGCAAAGGGTTAGAGCCTTATGTCAAAAATGCCAACCGTTTAGAACTGACATGGGGTAACCGTTTAACTGGTCGAATTGCAGCAAGGCATCATACAGGCCAGCCGCAGAAAATGACTGCCAGCCAAATGCGTAAACGCTGGGGAACACCGAATTATTCGGCACCATGCAGTAAAGGCCAAGCCCGTAAATTACGTGAGTTGGGTTATACCGTTGCCAAGAAAAATGGCAAGGGCAAGAAAAAGCCCACATTGCGTTACTTAATGGAAACCGTTAGCCATGGTAAAGCAGGGTTAATTATTCGTGAGTTAAGTAACCAACCTCATACCGTCGCATGGGATATTCCGTTACCAGAGCGAAAGATTCTAGGTAGCAAAGAACAGGATGTTAATCGTCAGCTTATTAAATTAATTGAGCAGGCAAATAAAAGGAATTAG
- a CDS encoding DUF2586 domain-containing protein: MAIGQVEVNNLNLGQGSAPEIERHFLFIGQTAKTELQGTVTRINAATNLDDVVANDALGNNVIAAQANGKQNWTAAIYGLGDGASWEDAIDHANQSDSFEAVVLVDVTTDKAQFDLMQAKAESLTSKLGRWIFILAATPGIDTEAQTWAAYETAMLGLVKDVAARWVVPVPMLNGNNIGVLAGRLCDRIVTVADTPMRVATGSVLLLGAMPTDSAGKLLEMSTVTTLANARYSVPQTYPDYEGVYWSDAMTLETKTGDYQFLEYVRPVHKANRRVRFKAISRIGDRILNSTPPSIELNCSFFRKVLFDMAFTTEIGGITFPGEIMTPRDEDVQIVWETKTKVVISIMVRPHNCPKYIVVNIALDLNHGTEK; encoded by the coding sequence ATGGCTATTGGTCAGGTAGAGGTTAATAACCTCAACTTAGGGCAAGGTAGTGCGCCCGAAATTGAACGCCACTTTTTGTTTATTGGTCAAACGGCCAAAACAGAATTACAAGGCACTGTTACGCGTATTAACGCGGCCACTAATTTAGATGATGTAGTGGCAAATGATGCGCTTGGTAATAACGTCATTGCAGCGCAAGCCAACGGCAAACAAAACTGGACAGCTGCAATTTATGGTTTAGGTGATGGGGCCTCTTGGGAAGATGCGATCGACCATGCTAATCAATCAGACAGCTTTGAAGCCGTGGTGTTGGTTGATGTAACCACAGATAAAGCCCAATTTGATTTAATGCAGGCAAAAGCTGAATCATTAACTAGCAAGCTAGGTCGCTGGATTTTCATTCTAGCTGCTACTCCTGGTATCGATACTGAAGCTCAAACTTGGGCAGCCTATGAAACCGCGATGCTTGGATTAGTGAAAGATGTGGCTGCGCGTTGGGTTGTGCCTGTGCCAATGCTTAACGGCAACAATATCGGTGTGCTAGCTGGGCGTTTATGTGATCGCATAGTAACGGTCGCAGATACACCAATGCGTGTTGCTACCGGTTCGGTGTTGTTATTAGGTGCGATGCCAACGGATAGCGCAGGTAAGTTGCTGGAAATGTCCACTGTTACCACTTTAGCCAATGCCCGTTATTCAGTACCTCAGACTTACCCCGATTATGAGGGTGTGTATTGGTCTGATGCCATGACGTTGGAAACCAAAACGGGTGATTATCAGTTTTTGGAATATGTCCGTCCGGTACACAAAGCCAATCGTCGTGTGCGTTTCAAGGCTATTAGCCGTATTGGTGATCGCATTCTTAATTCAACACCGCCAAGCATTGAACTAAACTGCAGTTTTTTCCGCAAAGTTTTGTTTGATATGGCGTTCACCACTGAAATTGGCGGTATCACCTTCCCCGGTGAAATCATGACTCCGCGTGATGAAGATGTGCAAATTGTGTGGGAAACCAAAACCAAAGTGGTGATCAGCATCATGGTGCGACCTCACAATTGCCCAAAATACATCGTGGTTAATATCGCGTTGGATTTAAATCACGGAACGGAGAAATAA
- a CDS encoding phage protein, which translates to MSMRISGKNMHFTLGDIKLKAQKVTLSITDNSAVNKTGGVPDGYVDGDVESSGEMELATSQFNLLSKAAKNAGSWRGLPDFDAMWYGKIDKDELKIEAFGCRIKLSDLLDIDANGGSALVHKVPFDVTDPKFVRINGVPYLRDDETSDLVQ; encoded by the coding sequence ATGTCGATGCGTATTTCTGGCAAGAACATGCACTTCACTTTGGGTGATATTAAGTTAAAGGCGCAAAAGGTCACGTTATCCATTACCGACAATTCAGCGGTTAATAAAACAGGTGGTGTGCCAGATGGTTATGTGGATGGTGATGTGGAATCTTCGGGCGAAATGGAACTCGCCACTTCCCAATTTAACTTGTTAAGTAAAGCGGCTAAAAATGCAGGTTCGTGGCGTGGCTTACCGGATTTTGATGCCATGTGGTACGGCAAAATTGATAAAGACGAACTCAAGATTGAAGCCTTTGGTTGCCGTATTAAATTATCTGATTTGCTTGATATTGATGCCAATGGCGGCAGTGCTTTAGTTCATAAAGTGCCGTTTGACGTTACCGATCCTAAATTCGTTCGTATTAATGGTGTGCCTTACCTGCGCGATGACGAAACTAGCGATTTAGTGCAGTAG
- a CDS encoding TraR/DksA family transcriptional regulator — protein sequence MADVIDNGCETEAKFTEMALANHRAKLFKPQKQSATECEECGDPIPIARQLAVPGCQCCVMCQQLKE from the coding sequence ATGGCAGATGTTATTGATAACGGCTGTGAAACGGAAGCCAAATTCACCGAAATGGCGTTGGCGAACCATCGAGCGAAATTATTTAAACCCCAAAAGCAAAGCGCGACAGAGTGTGAAGAATGCGGCGACCCAATACCCATTGCCCGCCAATTAGCGGTGCCGGGTTGTCAGTGTTGCGTAATGTGCCAACAGCTAAAGGAATAG
- a CDS encoding lysozyme: MNKFKKIVCSVVAAIGVLAGGVAVESTSPVGQVVIAGEKVATVKTSPAGFALMGNAEGCRLDPYKCPAGLVTNGIGNTHGVSERPIDITQVATDWAVNVEQAEQCLINTAPKDNPMSQGQHDAFTSFVFNTGCTRFLKNKDGTSTQIARLIKQGEYVQACGQLKRWVYGGGKKLQGLVTRRGNEYDRCMAVD, translated from the coding sequence ATGAACAAGTTTAAAAAGATAGTGTGCAGTGTGGTCGCTGCCATTGGTGTGTTGGCAGGTGGTGTCGCTGTTGAATCAACCTCGCCAGTGGGCCAAGTGGTGATTGCAGGTGAAAAGGTTGCCACAGTAAAAACCAGTCCTGCAGGTTTCGCATTAATGGGTAATGCAGAGGGGTGCCGCTTAGATCCTTACAAGTGTCCAGCAGGTTTAGTCACTAATGGCATCGGTAATACTCACGGGGTATCAGAGCGACCCATTGATATTACCCAAGTGGCGACAGATTGGGCAGTGAATGTTGAACAAGCGGAACAATGCTTAATTAATACCGCCCCCAAGGATAACCCCATGAGCCAAGGCCAGCATGATGCCTTCACCTCATTTGTATTTAATACCGGCTGTACGCGATTTTTAAAAAATAAAGATGGCACCTCAACCCAAATAGCGCGGTTAATTAAACAAGGTGAGTATGTTCAAGCCTGCGGCCAGTTAAAACGGTGGGTATATGGTGGCGGTAAAAAATTGCAAGGCTTGGTAACTCGACGGGGTAATGAATATGACCGTTGCATGGCAGTGGATTAA
- the lysC gene encoding Rz1-like lysis system protein LysC → MMLLSGCSSPINPVQVEVITLLPEPGLITQCNKPRLTGTTPAQTAAEDVPRLKLALSQCAAQAQDYLTWYAEQAALLTK, encoded by the coding sequence ATGATGTTATTAAGCGGTTGCAGCAGCCCTATTAATCCGGTGCAAGTTGAAGTGATCACCTTGTTACCAGAGCCCGGTTTAATCACTCAGTGCAATAAACCGAGATTAACAGGCACCACGCCAGCCCAGACTGCAGCAGAGGATGTGCCACGGTTAAAATTGGCATTATCGCAATGTGCAGCCCAAGCCCAAGATTATTTAACATGGTACGCAGAACAAGCGGCCTTATTAACAAAGTGA
- a CDS encoding putative phage tail assembly chaperone — protein MEQKKVVLEIGGQSLSFVPTEVDYNDYMNELMPDNKVAPAHNFVFNTAVEESKPALRDITANNPAAVVQIAGVLMQEFAPALDIKVKK, from the coding sequence ATGGAACAGAAAAAAGTTGTATTAGAAATTGGCGGTCAATCATTGTCATTTGTACCAACGGAAGTTGATTACAACGATTACATGAATGAACTCATGCCAGATAACAAGGTGGCTCCTGCGCATAACTTTGTATTCAACACTGCAGTTGAAGAAAGTAAACCCGCATTGCGTGACATTACCGCCAATAACCCTGCTGCAGTGGTACAGATTGCTGGTGTGTTAATGCAAGAGTTCGCGCCAGCATTAGATATTAAAGTAAAAAAATAG
- a CDS encoding DUF6890 family protein — protein MLAWRRKWLPSENDSEANLARAVWLEKNHWENMAIATANGVAKAFSS, from the coding sequence ATGTTGGCTTGGCGACGTAAGTGGCTGCCAAGTGAAAACGACAGTGAAGCCAATTTAGCCCGCGCAGTGTGGTTAGAAAAAAATCACTGGGAAAATATGGCAATTGCCACGGCTAATGGAGTAGCTAAGGCGTTTAGTAGTTAA